From one Peptoniphilaceae bacterium AMB_02 genomic stretch:
- a CDS encoding MurR/RpiR family transcriptional regulator has product METNTLDIIKEKYSSLNKAQKLVAQYILDTPGKAVNMNISELSNTVGVSESTIFRFANSLGYTGFQQFKINLARSITKPLHNIYSEVSAGEESYIIMQKLYSGYAYSLQETIKLNTDESFQLAVNKMKRANKVFLFGMGGSYSFARDAEHKFIRNGIDCVSNSDIHWISMNIALARKDDVVIVFSSSGKNKDLIEAMDLAKEKGLFIVSITANPNSIISKKSDVSLISFGREYAIRSEAFEARISTLFIIDTLYLLLATIDEKSEDETVKNLLKIREAVSRRRNE; this is encoded by the coding sequence ATGGAAACCAATACATTAGATATCATAAAAGAAAAATATTCAAGTTTAAATAAAGCTCAAAAATTAGTTGCTCAATATATTTTGGATACACCCGGAAAAGCTGTCAACATGAATATATCCGAATTGTCTAATACAGTTGGAGTTAGTGAGAGTACGATTTTTAGATTTGCTAATTCGCTCGGATATACCGGTTTTCAACAATTTAAAATTAACTTGGCTCGCAGCATTACCAAGCCGCTTCACAATATCTACAGCGAAGTGTCTGCCGGGGAAGAATCTTATATTATTATGCAAAAACTTTACTCAGGATATGCATACTCACTACAGGAAACCATAAAACTAAATACTGATGAATCTTTTCAGCTTGCAGTTAACAAAATGAAAAGAGCGAATAAAGTTTTCCTCTTCGGTATGGGAGGATCCTATTCTTTTGCAAGAGATGCAGAGCACAAATTTATCCGTAATGGTATCGACTGTGTTTCAAACTCCGATATTCACTGGATAAGCATGAATATTGCACTGGCAAGAAAAGATGATGTAGTCATAGTATTTTCGAGTTCTGGAAAAAACAAGGACCTGATAGAAGCTATGGATTTAGCTAAGGAAAAGGGACTCTTTATCGTCTCAATAACCGCAAACCCTAATTCTATCATATCTAAAAAATCGGATGTATCACTTATATCATTTGGTAGAGAATACGCTATTAGAAGTGAAGCCTTTGAAGCTAGAATCAGCACACTATTTATAATAGATACTCTGTATCTGCTTTTGGCAACTATCGATGAAAAATCGGAAGATGAAACTGTAAAGAACCTATTAAAAATAAGAGAAGCCGTCTCAAGAAGAAGAAACGAATAA
- a CDS encoding 4a-hydroxytetrahydrobiopterin dehydratase, with product MTNLNEQKCVPCSIGAEPLNHIEIENYLKSLSEGWTNLEDKKIEKTFKFKDFKSALDFTNAVGGIAEEEGHHPNISLGWGYVKITLSTHKIKGLHLNDFILASKIDKI from the coding sequence ATGACTAATTTAAATGAACAAAAATGTGTACCTTGCAGTATAGGTGCTGAACCTTTAAATCATATTGAAATAGAAAACTATTTAAAATCTCTATCTGAGGGTTGGACCAATCTGGAAGACAAAAAAATTGAAAAGACTTTTAAGTTTAAAGATTTCAAATCTGCACTTGACTTCACTAATGCTGTAGGTGGGATAGCGGAGGAAGAAGGTCATCATCCAAATATCTCACTTGGCTGGGGTTATGTAAAGATTACGCTTTCAACCCACAAGATTAAAGGTCTTCACCTAAACGATTTTATACTCGCTTCAAAAATTGACAAAATCTAA
- a CDS encoding gluconate:H+ symporter — MSNAGMMALLLVVSVGLLLFLVMKVKLHAFVSLLVVSIFMGLISGMDVSTIMGSIQNGMGGTLGFIATVVGLGAMFGKMLEISGGAERLARTFINAFGVDKSPWAMVISGFLVSIPVFFDVGFIILVPLVYALAKETKKSTLIYGIPLLAGLAVTHAFVPPTPGPILVANLVGADLGKVILIGIVAGIPAAILAGPVFGNYIGTKIKADVPDYMDIDNTVIEVKDSDLPGFGTIFALIMVPIVLILLNTVASAFLPEGGMRTFLNFVGHPFFALTLACILSFYILGKFKGLSAQQVQDVASAALTSTGMIILVTGAGGVFKQVLVDSGIGKTLAEALSQYSMSPIILAFLIALVVRVAAGSATVAMTTAGAIIAPLLVNFNVEPALIVVAIASGSTALSHVNDSGFWLVNRYFGINEKDTLKSWTVMETIIGVTGLCMALILNIFL, encoded by the coding sequence ATGTCTAATGCTGGAATGATGGCACTGTTACTCGTAGTGTCAGTAGGATTGTTATTGTTTTTGGTTATGAAAGTGAAGCTTCATGCTTTTGTTTCACTTCTAGTAGTAAGTATTTTCATGGGACTTATTTCAGGTATGGATGTATCCACCATAATGGGAAGTATTCAAAACGGCATGGGAGGTACATTAGGATTTATAGCAACAGTTGTCGGATTGGGAGCAATGTTTGGAAAAATGCTCGAGATTTCCGGAGGAGCTGAAAGACTTGCCAGGACTTTTATAAACGCTTTTGGAGTTGATAAATCTCCATGGGCAATGGTAATTTCAGGATTTTTAGTATCAATACCTGTATTCTTTGATGTAGGTTTTATTATCCTGGTACCACTGGTATATGCACTTGCAAAAGAGACAAAGAAATCAACTTTAATCTACGGAATTCCGCTACTAGCGGGACTAGCTGTAACTCATGCATTTGTACCGCCAACACCGGGACCGATTTTGGTTGCAAATTTAGTAGGAGCAGACTTAGGTAAAGTCATACTTATTGGTATCGTGGCTGGTATACCGGCTGCAATATTGGCAGGACCTGTTTTTGGTAATTACATTGGAACTAAGATTAAAGCTGATGTACCCGATTACATGGACATAGATAATACCGTAATTGAGGTAAAAGATAGTGATTTACCTGGATTTGGAACTATTTTTGCTTTGATAATGGTACCTATAGTTTTAATTCTTTTAAATACTGTAGCATCAGCATTTTTACCTGAAGGTGGAATGAGAACATTCCTTAACTTTGTTGGACACCCATTCTTTGCTCTAACTCTTGCATGCATCTTATCGTTCTATATTTTAGGTAAGTTTAAAGGATTATCCGCTCAACAGGTACAAGATGTAGCATCTGCCGCTCTGACTTCGACCGGTATGATTATACTTGTTACCGGAGCCGGTGGAGTATTTAAGCAGGTATTGGTAGACAGCGGAATTGGAAAGACGCTTGCAGAAGCACTGTCTCAGTACTCTATGTCTCCAATAATACTGGCGTTTTTGATAGCATTGGTAGTTAGAGTAGCTGCAGGATCAGCAACAGTTGCAATGACTACTGCAGGTGCAATAATTGCGCCTCTGCTTGTTAATTTTAATGTAGAACCTGCACTTATCGTAGTAGCAATTGCTTCAGGTTCAACAGCATTATCACATGTAAATGACAGTGGTTTTTGGCTAGTGAATAGATATTTTGGTATAAATGAAAAAGACACTCTTAAATCCTGGACTGTTATGGAAACCATCATAGGAGTTACCGGGCTTTGTATGGCATTGATACTAAATATATTCTTGTAG
- a CDS encoding family 1 encapsulin nanocompartment shell protein: MDILKRRIAPISELAWQEIDETAVDVIKSILSARMGLKLHGPKGWDYNAVPEGRLDVLEENEDGVSTGTYRLQRLVEARRTFVLNKWELDNIERGAKDIDLDALEEAAEQLALFEENLIFNGYEPAGMVGLSEAAEHQMTFGKEANTILKNIGNARYKLFNSYVLPPYDLFVSPEAYDRLNQIYQGSHLLRLVEKLIEGKVIRSKVVEGAVMIPHKDDDLELTVGQDFSVGYEWDDAETVTLFITESLAFRVLDEGKIVNFKL; encoded by the coding sequence ATGGATATATTAAAAAGAAGAATTGCCCCTATAAGTGAGCTTGCATGGCAAGAGATAGATGAAACTGCAGTTGATGTTATAAAATCGATATTGTCAGCAAGAATGGGATTAAAACTACATGGTCCTAAAGGTTGGGATTACAACGCTGTACCGGAAGGTAGATTAGATGTCCTTGAAGAAAATGAGGATGGGGTATCGACTGGTACGTATAGACTTCAAAGATTGGTGGAAGCAAGAAGGACCTTCGTATTAAATAAATGGGAGCTCGATAATATAGAAAGAGGAGCTAAGGATATAGATTTGGACGCTCTTGAAGAAGCTGCAGAGCAACTTGCTTTATTCGAAGAAAACTTGATATTTAATGGTTATGAACCTGCAGGTATGGTTGGATTAAGTGAAGCTGCCGAGCATCAAATGACATTTGGGAAGGAAGCCAATACAATTTTAAAAAATATTGGTAACGCAAGATACAAATTATTTAATTCTTATGTACTACCACCTTATGATCTTTTTGTCTCACCAGAAGCTTATGATAGATTAAATCAGATCTACCAGGGCAGCCATTTATTAAGACTAGTGGAAAAACTAATTGAAGGAAAAGTTATTCGATCTAAAGTTGTAGAAGGTGCTGTAATGATACCTCATAAAGATGATGATTTAGAATTGACTGTTGGACAAGACTTCTCGGTCGGATACGAATGGGATGATGCAGAAACCGTAACCTTATTCATCACTGAATCTTTAGCATTTAGAGTACTTGATGAAGGGAAAATAGTTAACTTTAAATTATAG
- a CDS encoding ATP-binding cassette domain-containing protein, with the protein MLEIKKLHVDFGTFALKDISFTLPNDSTLVILGRSGSGKTLLLETIAGRYRGTGSIVLNGIHLETKPAELRNIALVYQNFGLFPFLNVFDNIVFPLKMKGESKREYTSKAKDLLLRLGIEHLEKIGIKNLSGGEKQRVSLARALIMNPDMLMLDEPLSALDADNKAAAASLISELVENQGIPMIYVTHDMEEARHFADYIAYMDDGEIVKIEENLMKRDVLITKM; encoded by the coding sequence ATGCTTGAAATAAAAAAACTGCATGTTGATTTTGGAACTTTTGCATTAAAAGATATAAGTTTTACATTGCCTAATGACTCTACACTGGTAATCCTTGGAAGAAGTGGCTCCGGTAAGACGCTCTTACTTGAGACTATAGCAGGAAGATATAGGGGAACGGGCAGCATTGTTTTAAACGGTATTCATCTTGAAACCAAGCCTGCAGAACTCAGAAATATTGCGCTAGTTTATCAGAATTTCGGGTTATTTCCATTTCTAAATGTCTTTGACAATATAGTATTTCCTTTAAAGATGAAAGGTGAGAGCAAACGTGAATATACTTCAAAAGCCAAGGATTTACTACTTAGACTTGGTATTGAGCATTTAGAAAAAATCGGAATAAAGAATCTTTCAGGTGGAGAAAAACAAAGAGTATCACTTGCCAGAGCCTTAATAATGAATCCTGACATGCTGATGCTGGATGAGCCGCTGTCTGCCTTGGATGCAGATAATAAAGCTGCTGCAGCATCTCTTATAAGTGAACTGGTTGAAAATCAAGGAATACCAATGATTTATGTAACCCATGATATGGAAGAGGCAAGGCATTTTGCAGATTATATAGCATATATGGATGATGGAGAAATAGTCAAAATCGAAGAAAACCTTATGAAAAGAGATGTGCTCATTACTAAAATGTAA
- a CDS encoding ABC transporter substrate-binding protein, with protein MKKLKYLLLVVIILGLLTACGQKPEKIKEDSKVATEDENKENDKKEENEKEKDESEEEKEVKDEATKSDGTIVDILGREIKLDKTPEKVICIGAGSLRLYTYVMGPDKVIGVDDMEKNPSNRPYSMANPKYKELPIIGPGGPKAAPDTENLIFAKPDVVFSTITKTAEEADELQSKINIPVVVIGSGREATFDPVMYQSLEVIGKTMDNEKRAVDLIDYMKNIEKDLKDRSGPIEESPRAYVGCISFRGHHDLLWTRTKFNLFNAVNAKNVVDGLSEERNLTLDKEKLMELNPELIVIDLSGEELLKDDYKGDPDFYNALDAFKNNNVFAIIPYHSYETNIDTAMVDMYYIGSIIHPEGFKDINIAEKAAEIYNKLLGKDVYQQLMEKYPGGHKQYKLGE; from the coding sequence ATGAAAAAATTAAAGTACTTACTATTAGTTGTCATTATTCTAGGTCTTCTTACAGCTTGCGGGCAAAAGCCTGAAAAAATCAAAGAAGATAGCAAAGTAGCTACAGAAGACGAAAATAAAGAAAATGACAAAAAAGAAGAGAATGAAAAAGAGAAAGATGAATCCGAAGAGGAAAAAGAGGTCAAGGATGAAGCTACTAAGTCAGATGGAACGATTGTTGACATTTTAGGTAGAGAGATTAAACTGGATAAAACTCCTGAAAAAGTAATCTGTATAGGCGCTGGTTCTCTTAGACTTTACACATATGTGATGGGACCGGATAAAGTAATCGGCGTAGACGATATGGAGAAGAATCCTTCCAATCGTCCTTACTCTATGGCAAATCCCAAATATAAGGAACTTCCAATTATAGGACCTGGTGGACCTAAAGCTGCACCTGACACTGAAAATTTAATATTTGCTAAACCTGATGTAGTATTTTCAACTATTACAAAAACAGCTGAAGAAGCAGATGAATTGCAAAGCAAAATTAATATACCCGTAGTAGTTATTGGCTCTGGAAGAGAAGCTACATTTGATCCGGTGATGTACCAGTCACTTGAAGTAATCGGTAAAACTATGGATAACGAAAAGAGAGCTGTAGACCTAATAGACTATATGAAAAATATAGAAAAAGATCTTAAAGACAGATCGGGACCTATAGAAGAAAGCCCAAGAGCATATGTGGGATGTATTAGTTTTAGAGGACATCATGACCTTCTTTGGACTAGAACAAAATTCAATCTTTTCAATGCTGTAAATGCAAAAAATGTGGTTGATGGATTATCTGAAGAGAGAAATCTAACTCTTGATAAAGAAAAACTAATGGAGTTAAATCCTGAATTAATAGTAATTGACTTATCAGGTGAAGAACTATTAAAAGATGATTATAAAGGGGATCCCGACTTTTATAACGCTTTAGATGCATTCAAAAACAACAATGTATTTGCGATAATCCCATACCATAGTTACGAAACAAATATCGATACAGCAATGGTCGATATGTACTATATAGGTTCAATAATCCATCCTGAAGGATTCAAAGACATTAATATCGCTGAAAAAGCAGCCGAAATCTACAATAAACTCTTAGGTAAAGACGTATATCAACAACTAATGGAAAAATATCCCGGCGGACATAAACAATATAAACTAGGTGAGTAG
- a CDS encoding gluconokinase: MYYMTLDIGTTTIKGILYDEKGTVQREVALNPKTLSSQPGYMEQSVNEVISFATEAILELAKYSAEKGKLIKFISLSSYMHSLIAVDDYGNNLTNIIIWSDNRSEEYAKKYIQNGVGYKIYELTGTPIHPMSPLYKLMWLKDKQPEIFNSAKKFISIKEYLVKKLTGQYYVDYSIASATGLFNIHNLKWEIKALDEVGITDERLSKPVPTTFKAEILPEVKKSLGLNDETLVVMGASDGCLANLGSRGLDEGNAVVTIGTSAAVRIVTKKPIIDENARLFSYAMDDDFYVSGGALNNGGVVFAWFKEVFGSDFVLDDVFKEYDKDDNGLLFLPFLNGERAPYWNPKLRGAYLGINHSHTETDFLYSTIQGICFSIKDVFELLKDKHKEIKKIYANGGFTKSKFWIERLSSVLGYEVDVLDQGDAACFGAFLVGLKAFGVIKNWSDCENHFEKPKVYKGGINDTDELMYELYKQSIDTNTEILVKLSEIQKK, translated from the coding sequence ATGTATTATATGACTCTTGATATCGGTACTACTACTATAAAAGGTATTCTTTATGATGAAAAAGGTACAGTTCAAAGAGAAGTTGCGCTTAATCCGAAAACACTTAGTTCTCAACCCGGTTACATGGAGCAAAGCGTGAACGAAGTGATATCGTTTGCAACTGAGGCTATACTGGAGCTTGCAAAATACTCTGCTGAGAAAGGAAAACTGATTAAATTTATTTCCTTATCTTCGTATATGCATAGTCTAATTGCTGTAGACGATTACGGGAATAATTTAACAAATATTATTATATGGTCTGATAATAGGAGCGAAGAATACGCTAAGAAGTATATCCAAAATGGCGTGGGATATAAAATATATGAACTAACCGGAACGCCAATTCATCCTATGTCTCCGCTTTATAAGTTGATGTGGCTCAAAGATAAACAGCCAGAGATATTCAATTCTGCCAAAAAGTTTATATCAATAAAGGAATATCTGGTTAAAAAACTTACCGGACAATACTATGTAGACTATTCGATTGCATCGGCTACGGGTTTATTCAATATCCACAATTTAAAATGGGAAATTAAAGCTCTGGATGAGGTCGGTATTACTGACGAAAGATTGTCTAAACCGGTTCCAACTACTTTTAAAGCGGAGATACTTCCGGAAGTGAAGAAGAGTCTTGGTCTTAATGACGAAACTCTCGTAGTTATGGGGGCAAGTGATGGTTGCTTAGCCAACTTGGGCTCTAGAGGACTTGACGAAGGTAATGCGGTTGTAACTATTGGAACAAGTGCAGCAGTTCGTATCGTAACCAAAAAGCCGATTATAGATGAGAATGCAAGACTTTTTTCTTATGCAATGGACGATGATTTTTATGTATCCGGTGGCGCTCTTAACAATGGAGGTGTCGTATTTGCATGGTTCAAAGAAGTCTTTGGAAGTGATTTTGTGCTAGATGATGTTTTCAAAGAATATGACAAAGATGATAATGGACTACTCTTTCTACCATTTCTAAACGGAGAAAGAGCACCCTATTGGAATCCCAAACTTAGAGGAGCATATCTTGGAATTAACCACAGTCATACAGAGACCGATTTTCTCTATTCTACGATTCAAGGAATATGCTTTTCAATAAAAGATGTTTTCGAGCTATTAAAAGACAAACATAAGGAAATCAAAAAAATCTATGCAAATGGCGGATTTACGAAGTCTAAGTTCTGGATTGAAAGACTATCATCTGTTCTTGGTTATGAAGTAGATGTTTTAGATCAGGGAGATGCAGCCTGCTTCGGTGCCTTTTTAGTAGGTTTGAAAGCGTTTGGAGTAATAAAAAATTGGAGTGATTGTGAAAATCATTTTGAAAAGCCAAAGGTTTATAAAGGTGGGATAAATGATACTGATGAATTAATGTATGAACTCTATAAACAATCAATAGATACAAACACTGAGATTTTGGTAAAACTATCAGAAATACAAAAAAAATAA
- a CDS encoding ABC transporter ATP-binding protein, with protein sequence MSIIKVKKLSFEYDRIILNKISFDVDEGLFISLLGINGAGKSTLLKNLNRLLKPSEGKILIDGEDLFSIKKKELAQKMAYVNQYNTAGVNTVFDNILVGRCPHIRNDACSNDYEIVEEIIKAMKLEKYALRNTDTLSGGEFQKVVMARALAQEPKILLLDEPTSNLDIKNQLDVLNLVKDYCTTRHISVIMSIHDINLALKFSDRYLLLKDGIIKDYGDNSIINTENIKSVYDIDAEIISHRGRKILIT encoded by the coding sequence ATGTCGATAATAAAAGTAAAAAAATTGTCATTTGAATATGATCGCATTATATTGAATAAGATTTCTTTCGATGTGGATGAAGGTCTTTTTATTTCGCTTCTTGGGATTAATGGTGCCGGCAAATCGACATTATTAAAGAACCTTAATAGACTATTGAAACCTTCAGAAGGCAAAATACTAATTGACGGTGAGGATTTATTTAGTATCAAGAAAAAAGAGCTTGCACAGAAAATGGCTTATGTAAATCAATATAATACCGCAGGGGTAAATACAGTATTCGATAATATACTGGTTGGAAGATGTCCACATATTAGAAACGATGCTTGCTCAAATGATTATGAAATTGTAGAAGAAATAATAAAAGCCATGAAACTAGAAAAATATGCTCTTAGAAATACGGATACACTCAGTGGTGGAGAGTTTCAAAAGGTTGTAATGGCAAGAGCTTTGGCTCAGGAACCTAAAATACTGCTGCTTGATGAACCTACGAGCAACTTGGATATTAAGAATCAATTGGATGTTTTAAATCTGGTAAAGGATTATTGTACGACCAGACATATATCGGTAATTATGAGCATACATGATATAAACTTAGCACTAAAATTTTCAGACAGATATCTGCTTTTAAAAGACGGAATTATAAAGGATTATGGAGATAATTCCATTATCAATACCGAAAATATAAAATCGGTTTACGATATTGATGCAGAAATTATATCCCATAGAGGGAGAAAAATATTAATAACATAG
- a CDS encoding ABC transporter permease translates to MNTNDKLKNTIEYIFSLPLGVPHLVSGIALLTFFGRNNFGGFLSKFGIDFVYTSLGVILAQFFVNLPYCVKTYSTAYDLIDKKLLFCARSLGLSEWKVFLHVNLPMMQRQIFSIWMICWARALGEFGAVMMLVGVTRMKTETLATSIFLNMSTGDFDVASGVSVILIGVSMITMYIFQKLVENGDVNA, encoded by the coding sequence ATGAATACCAATGATAAATTGAAAAACACAATCGAATATATTTTTTCTCTTCCATTAGGAGTGCCGCATCTGGTTAGCGGGATTGCATTATTAACCTTTTTTGGAAGGAATAATTTTGGGGGCTTCTTAAGTAAATTCGGAATAGATTTCGTTTATACCAGCCTGGGTGTAATACTTGCTCAGTTCTTCGTTAACCTTCCGTACTGCGTAAAAACTTATTCTACAGCATATGATTTAATAGACAAGAAACTCTTATTCTGTGCCAGAAGTTTAGGACTCAGTGAATGGAAGGTGTTTTTGCATGTTAATCTACCTATGATGCAAAGACAAATTTTCAGCATTTGGATGATATGTTGGGCAAGAGCGCTTGGAGAATTTGGAGCTGTCATGATGCTGGTAGGAGTAACGAGGATGAAGACAGAAACACTGGCTACATCGATATTCTTAAATATGAGCACCGGAGATTTTGATGTTGCTTCAGGTGTATCAGTAATTCTAATCGGAGTTTCAATGATTACAATGTATATATTTCAAAAATTGGTAGAAAATGGTGATGTTAATGCTTGA
- a CDS encoding prephenate dehydrogenase/arogenate dehydrogenase family protein, giving the protein MEIGVIGLGKMGYGLACNLKDNGYTVYGYDINSSEVAKAADYGIGAYSELSEFLKSFENKKIIFLMTPSGIIVDETIEKILPELNKEDIIIDAGNSNFNDSIRRYKSLKEKGIDFLDCGTSGGPRGARHGACTMIGGDFEVYKMLETVFEKISVEGGSLYTGGSRKWTLCKDDSQWY; this is encoded by the coding sequence ATGGAAATAGGTGTAATTGGACTGGGCAAGATGGGTTATGGGCTTGCTTGTAATCTAAAGGATAACGGATATACAGTTTATGGATATGACATAAACAGCTCTGAGGTAGCTAAAGCAGCTGATTATGGCATAGGAGCATATTCTGAACTAAGTGAATTTTTGAAATCTTTTGAGAACAAAAAGATAATATTCCTCATGACTCCATCGGGAATAATAGTGGATGAGACAATAGAAAAAATACTTCCTGAATTAAATAAGGAAGATATCATTATCGATGCCGGAAACTCTAACTTTAATGATAGCATTAGAAGATACAAGAGTTTGAAAGAAAAGGGAATAGACTTTTTAGACTGTGGAACCAGTGGTGGACCAAGGGGCGCAAGACATGGAGCCTGCACGATGATAGGAGGAGACTTCGAAGTATATAAAATGCTTGAAACTGTATTTGAAAAAATATCCGTGGAGGGTGGAAGTCTGTACACAGGTGGAAGCAGGAAGTGGACATTATGTAAAGATGATTCACAATGGTATTGA
- a CDS encoding iron ABC transporter permease, which produces MEIHNIYKSFIKKKILLILGLIGILLFLVTVSINIGSSGMTVKQSLLTLIGQGNELSNHIVFKIRMPRVIGGIFVGMSIALSGMLVQTVLNNFLASPSTLGITNASAFGANVALLLLANMGITTSPILVSFCSFITAMACMFMILVVANIRQFSKSSIILAGVAFGSLFSAATIMLQYFADDTQLASAVFWTFGDLGRIKYSQIQVLGFITTVSALLFYKLRWDLNAMDMGESTAHSLGINVKHMRNLSIFVSALNTGVSVAFVGMIGFVGLLSPQISKRIIGEDKRYMIPATLLMGANIMLLSDTIARTILAPVVLPVGTITSFLGAPLFIYILLKERM; this is translated from the coding sequence ATGGAAATACATAATATATACAAGTCATTTATTAAGAAAAAAATACTATTAATATTAGGATTAATAGGGATACTGCTATTTTTAGTAACGGTTTCTATAAATATCGGATCTTCCGGCATGACAGTAAAACAGAGCTTACTAACACTTATAGGACAAGGCAATGAACTTAGCAATCATATAGTATTTAAAATCAGGATGCCAAGAGTAATAGGTGGAATATTTGTCGGGATGAGCATTGCTCTGTCGGGCATGCTGGTGCAAACAGTTTTAAATAATTTTCTAGCATCACCATCGACTTTAGGAATTACAAATGCTTCTGCATTTGGTGCAAATGTTGCGCTTTTATTATTAGCAAATATGGGGATTACGACATCTCCTATACTTGTCAGTTTCTGTTCGTTTATAACGGCGATGGCATGCATGTTTATGATTCTTGTAGTGGCAAATATAAGACAGTTTTCAAAATCCTCTATTATTTTGGCGGGTGTAGCTTTCGGATCATTGTTTTCAGCAGCGACGATAATGCTTCAATACTTTGCCGATGATACACAGCTTGCATCAGCGGTGTTCTGGACATTTGGGGATTTAGGAAGAATAAAATACTCACAGATTCAAGTGCTTGGATTTATTACTACAGTATCAGCATTATTGTTTTACAAACTGAGATGGGACTTAAATGCGATGGACATGGGGGAAAGCACAGCGCACTCACTTGGAATAAATGTAAAACACATGAGAAATTTATCTATATTTGTGTCTGCATTAAATACGGGGGTATCAGTTGCCTTTGTTGGAATGATTGGATTTGTAGGACTATTATCACCACAAATTTCAAAAAGGATTATTGGTGAGGATAAGAGGTATATGATTCCTGCAACCCTACTCATGGGGGCCAATATCATGTTATTAAGCGATACCATAGCCAGAACCATTTTGGCACCCGTAGTACTGCCTGTTGGAACAATAACATCTTTTCTGGGAGCTCCATTATTTATATATATTCTTTTAAAGGAGAGGATGTAA
- a CDS encoding DUF3841 domain-containing protein, producing MEYVELYTRQHENSIHELNRIGRITNKEIYIKLHMMDIADFFLEKYRHFVKLADKRVKKPDYVEFPIWCSISKRNCLKPIEKELVYILSVPKEHVLYFDGGKWDYVLNNLYIPKDKADESEYFEEIKKLGVKDQFNFISGKYGGQFPHIEKKIIDSWDRVFQIDEWNDFVVQANIWEIRSEWVKHILKPGDDIFDYD from the coding sequence ATGGAATATGTTGAACTATACACCAGACAACACGAAAATTCAATTCATGAACTGAATAGGATCGGCAGAATTACAAATAAAGAAATCTATATCAAGCTCCACATGATGGATATAGCAGACTTTTTCTTGGAAAAATACAGACATTTTGTAAAGCTGGCAGATAAGAGAGTTAAAAAACCGGATTATGTAGAGTTTCCAATATGGTGTTCCATCAGTAAAAGAAATTGCCTAAAACCCATTGAAAAAGAACTCGTATATATATTAAGTGTCCCAAAGGAACATGTTCTTTATTTTGATGGCGGTAAATGGGATTATGTGCTTAATAACTTATATATACCAAAAGACAAAGCCGATGAAAGTGAGTATTTTGAAGAGATAAAGAAACTTGGAGTAAAAGATCAGTTCAATTTTATCAGTGGAAAATACGGCGGGCAATTTCCCCATATAGAAAAAAAGATAATAGATTCATGGGATAGAGTCTTTCAAATCGATGAGTGGAACGATTTTGTGGTCCAGGCAAATATTTGGGAAATAAGAAGCGAATGGGTTAAACATATCTTAAAACCCGGGGATGATATCTTTGATTATGATTGA